One genomic region from Evansella sp. LMS18 encodes:
- a CDS encoding general stress protein, translated as MKNQVQGLYSTEKEVKEAVGKLKTEGIPAEEISIIANDSENTEWLRRETGVEADSDKLPVNKEYEEAETFWEKVKAAFKGEENRTGYHSFGYAGHFTKLGLSEEEAEKYDKEIRNGKIAVLAPVKR; from the coding sequence ATGAAGAATCAAGTTCAAGGGTTATATAGCACAGAGAAAGAAGTGAAAGAAGCGGTCGGGAAATTGAAGACGGAAGGTATCCCGGCGGAGGAAATCTCCATTATTGCAAATGATAGTGAGAACACCGAATGGCTGAGACGGGAAACAGGGGTTGAAGCAGATTCTGATAAACTCCCCGTCAACAAAGAATACGAAGAGGCGGAGACCTTCTGGGAGAAAGTAAAAGCAGCTTTTAAAGGAGAAGAAAACAGGACAGGCTACCATTCATTCGGATACGCAGGCCACTTTACTAAGCTTGGTTTATCCGAAGAAGAAGCGGAGAAGTATGATAAAGAAATTCGGAATGGAAAAATCGCGGTACTTGCTCCTGTAAAACGTTAA
- a CDS encoding DUF402 domain-containing protein, translating into MAEKVTVTALKYPDIPHYEWQGELLEKTEAYVLVLCKPGRRLKHYTKEATFTVNNTSLEFFSLKEWFTVAMEIQQGKVLSYYCNVAKPSVLNENNISFVDLDLDLVKQYNKKWQVIDQEEFEVNSSTYNYPLELKEAAIQALEELMRKVENKEFPFVENPLEGLTL; encoded by the coding sequence ATGGCTGAAAAAGTTACCGTCACAGCATTAAAATATCCTGATATTCCCCATTACGAATGGCAGGGAGAATTGCTGGAAAAAACGGAAGCCTATGTCCTGGTACTATGCAAACCCGGGAGGAGATTAAAGCATTACACCAAGGAAGCGACTTTTACGGTAAATAATACATCATTAGAATTTTTCTCTTTAAAAGAATGGTTTACCGTGGCGATGGAAATACAACAGGGCAAAGTTCTTTCATACTATTGCAATGTCGCCAAGCCTTCCGTGTTGAACGAAAACAACATTAGCTTTGTTGATTTAGATTTGGATTTAGTAAAACAATATAATAAGAAATGGCAAGTTATTGATCAAGAAGAGTTTGAGGTTAATAGTTCTACATATAATTACCCTTTAGAACTTAAAGAGGCGGCAATTCAGGCATTAGAAGAACTAATGAGGAAAGTGGAAAATAAAGAATTTCCATTTGTAGAGAATCCGCTTGAAGGACTAACTTTATGA
- a CDS encoding histidine phosphatase family protein: MLKQQICDGVDIVLTNLFLVRHAHSVYTPDELGRPLSERGFSDIPKVNEILTSENIDIVISSPYKRAIQTVEGIAAHIDKEVEILEGFKERLLSADSVEDFNHAITKVWDDFSFSLKGGESNNMAQARGVETTYTVLDKYKGKNVVIGTHGNIMVLIMNYFNSQFDFPFWKKLDMPDIYKLSFDGKELKSVSRLWERS, encoded by the coding sequence TTGTTAAAACAGCAAATTTGTGATGGAGTTGATATTGTTTTGACTAATCTATTTCTTGTCAGGCACGCACATTCTGTCTATACACCAGATGAATTAGGGAGACCTTTATCAGAAAGAGGTTTTTCTGATATACCTAAAGTGAATGAAATCTTAACTTCGGAGAATATTGACATTGTGATTTCAAGTCCATATAAACGTGCAATTCAAACTGTGGAAGGTATTGCTGCCCACATAGATAAAGAGGTTGAGATCTTAGAGGGTTTCAAGGAACGCCTATTAAGTGCAGATTCCGTGGAAGATTTTAATCATGCAATCACTAAAGTATGGGATGATTTCAGTTTTTCCCTGAAAGGTGGAGAGTCCAATAATATGGCTCAAGCCCGCGGCGTAGAAACCACTTATACTGTGTTAGATAAATACAAGGGTAAAAATGTCGTTATCGGTACACATGGCAACATAATGGTTCTTATAATGAATTATTTCAATAGTCAGTTTGATTTCCCTTTTTGGAAAAAGCTCGATATGCCGGATATTTACAAGTTAAGTTTCGACGGCAAGGAGCTAAAAAGTGTAAGCAGACTGTGGGAAAGAAGTTAA
- a CDS encoding GNAT family N-acetyltransferase: MFKADIDNETYIAILEPRHAAELFNLIEGSRDSIGKWLSFPDSTNEMKDTENFIEKSLKRFASNNGYWAGIWHQGKIAGSVGYLYFDWNNNKTEIGYWLGENFEGLGLATKSCNLLVKHAFDDLEINKVEINVASINIKSKAIPERLGFSEEGTIRDYEYLNGQYLDRTIYGLLKEEWMNKSWKVGNS, from the coding sequence TTGTTTAAAGCAGATATTGATAACGAGACGTATATTGCAATACTGGAACCAAGGCACGCTGCTGAATTATTTAATTTAATTGAAGGCAGCCGTGACAGCATAGGTAAGTGGCTTTCATTCCCTGATTCTACAAATGAAATGAAAGATACGGAAAATTTTATTGAAAAGTCTTTAAAAAGATTCGCTTCGAACAATGGATACTGGGCTGGAATCTGGCATCAAGGAAAGATTGCTGGTTCTGTAGGTTACCTGTATTTTGACTGGAATAATAACAAGACAGAGATTGGGTATTGGCTGGGTGAAAACTTTGAGGGCTTGGGGTTAGCAACGAAGTCCTGTAACCTACTGGTCAAACACGCCTTCGACGATTTAGAAATAAATAAAGTGGAAATCAATGTCGCCAGTATAAATATAAAAAGTAAAGCTATCCCGGAACGATTAGGTTTTTCAGAAGAAGGAACAATAAGAGATTACGAATATTTAAATGGGCAATACCTCGACAGAACAATATATGGGCTGTTAAAAGAAGAATGGATGAACAAATCATGGAAGGTTGGCAATTCATAA
- a CDS encoding S41 family peptidase: MYAKIFNEIVSITHHDYSGSEDKRGWDNPEKYKAQIALLEERNQLTPGAFTNLVQDYLLDFKDRHMYFKLTGSEEHKVHDNGFQVKRFGDKLYITHVSKEERVTIGDVILSLDNKPISELTRKHKRELIEDVAERENWKQVIQKYSNCEVRDINGMIKMIDLKQYEKSKYVPQHTVQKVNNDTLLMTLSDFSSLTAIPDLIADVEEELQTVPNLIIDVRENIGGSDAAYKELMPYLFPEGSTHVTFEDSMHSYHCTRRNFELTKKSLGQFMEEVQDDELKEYIHKFMVKFEESVGNGYTILFEEPPAMTIEGKKFPKQVVVLTDVNCASAGEDFVESCKKSTKATVVGRPTAGVNNYSNLTIMEWGGLFELWYPTSRIEYGLSKKDRITNKGIAPDIYIPWTPQHVTEDVDLKRAIEFLHSS; the protein is encoded by the coding sequence TTGTACGCAAAGATATTTAATGAGATTGTCTCCATTACCCATCATGATTATTCAGGAAGTGAAGATAAAAGAGGATGGGATAACCCGGAAAAATACAAAGCCCAAATAGCTTTGTTAGAGGAAAGAAATCAGTTGACCCCTGGGGCCTTTACTAATCTGGTTCAGGATTACTTACTGGATTTCAAGGACCGGCACATGTACTTTAAGTTAACCGGGAGCGAAGAACATAAAGTGCATGACAATGGCTTTCAGGTTAAAAGGTTTGGAGATAAGCTATACATTACACATGTTTCAAAAGAAGAACGTGTTACCATCGGCGATGTCATTCTTTCGTTAGATAATAAACCAATAAGTGAATTGACAAGGAAACATAAAAGGGAATTAATTGAAGATGTAGCGGAAAGAGAAAATTGGAAACAAGTCATTCAAAAATATTCTAATTGCGAAGTTAGAGATATAAACGGCATGATTAAAATGATTGACCTGAAACAATATGAAAAGAGTAAATATGTACCGCAACATACAGTACAAAAAGTCAATAATGATACGTTACTGATGACACTATCGGATTTCTCCAGTCTGACAGCAATTCCTGATTTAATAGCTGATGTGGAAGAGGAGCTTCAAACCGTTCCAAATCTGATCATTGATGTTAGGGAAAACATCGGCGGAAGCGATGCTGCATATAAGGAACTTATGCCATATCTTTTTCCTGAAGGTTCAACGCATGTAACATTTGAAGATTCTATGCATTCATATCATTGTACGAGGCGAAACTTTGAATTAACTAAAAAATCTTTAGGGCAGTTTATGGAAGAAGTTCAAGATGACGAGCTGAAAGAGTATATACATAAGTTCATGGTAAAATTTGAAGAAAGTGTTGGAAATGGGTATACGATATTATTCGAAGAACCACCTGCAATGACTATTGAAGGGAAGAAGTTCCCGAAGCAGGTGGTTGTACTGACAGATGTTAACTGCGCGAGTGCAGGTGAAGATTTCGTTGAAAGTTGTAAAAAATCCACCAAAGCAACTGTTGTTGGCAGGCCGACTGCTGGTGTCAATAATTACTCAAATCTCACCATTATGGAGTGGGGAGGGTTATTCGAGCTCTGGTATCCAACATCAAGAATAGAATACGGTTTAAGTAAAAAGGATCGAATAACAAACAAAGGAATCGCACCAGATATATACATACCATGGACGCCGCAGCATGTAACGGAGGATGTTGACTTAAAGAGAGCAATTGAATTTTTGCACTCTTCTTAG
- a CDS encoding alkaline phosphatase family protein, giving the protein MKKLLFILLICIVAACQNGEQDAEQKGLSASSENSDYNGKKVVMIIVDTMMGSLFDSALQEESMPALQFLIENGQYYKDLVSPFPTMSVTIESTLLTGEMADKHKIPGLYWYDQSEDRLVNYGSSFQTWLALGLKTSMHDAFYKLNNQHLSKDVTTIFEDLNEKGFSSGAINTVIYRGKDEHELKIPGFINEALGFPDAIETKGPDVLAFGKLAVPDVLEETDFSDGVFSRYGLNDKFSAEVMEALIKEGKQPDFTLIFLPDFDKKAHRHSPHYLKGFEETDQYLQGILNAYGSWEDALEDNIFIVLGDHGSDKLTEDEEELTIDLKSMYSEFTSAQLGDPVHKGNIAFGINQRMAYIYDPYDTDILPYLGQQAMQDKRVAFAAWMDKEEAGNWVTVISPDRDTMLRFKPEGEWLDKYGQSWSIDGDTGILTLEADEKTAQISYQEYPDVLNQLYSSFLSHKAKKVVLAAKPGYSFWGDTLPTYPDGGEHGGIHKNDTLAALVIAGTDKEPEKIRILDLKNYVMELFTEEAGLDGQSER; this is encoded by the coding sequence ATGAAAAAACTGTTATTTATTCTCCTCATATGTATTGTCGCCGCCTGCCAGAATGGCGAACAGGATGCGGAGCAAAAAGGGTTGTCCGCATCCAGTGAAAACAGTGATTACAACGGAAAAAAAGTGGTGATGATCATTGTTGATACAATGATGGGCTCCCTCTTCGACAGTGCATTACAGGAAGAAAGCATGCCCGCCCTCCAGTTTTTAATTGAAAACGGCCAGTATTATAAAGATTTAGTATCTCCGTTTCCTACTATGTCAGTTACTATTGAAAGCACACTTCTTACTGGAGAAATGGCTGATAAGCATAAAATACCCGGGCTTTACTGGTACGACCAATCAGAAGACAGGCTGGTGAACTATGGCTCCTCCTTCCAGACATGGCTTGCCCTCGGTTTGAAAACAAGTATGCATGATGCTTTTTATAAGCTTAATAATCAGCATTTAAGCAAAGATGTGACAACTATATTTGAAGACTTGAACGAAAAAGGCTTTTCGAGTGGTGCCATTAATACAGTTATTTACCGGGGAAAGGACGAACATGAGCTGAAGATTCCAGGGTTTATAAACGAAGCACTGGGCTTTCCTGATGCTATTGAGACAAAAGGACCTGACGTACTCGCTTTTGGCAAACTTGCTGTTCCGGATGTTCTGGAGGAAACCGACTTTTCGGACGGGGTCTTCAGCAGATATGGTTTAAATGACAAATTTTCCGCAGAAGTCATGGAGGCTCTGATAAAAGAAGGAAAGCAGCCGGATTTCACGCTGATTTTTCTTCCTGATTTTGATAAAAAGGCTCATCGGCACAGTCCTCATTACCTGAAAGGCTTTGAAGAAACGGATCAGTACCTTCAAGGGATTCTCAACGCATATGGCAGCTGGGAAGACGCTCTCGAAGATAATATTTTTATCGTGCTTGGGGACCATGGCTCTGACAAACTAACAGAGGATGAAGAAGAGCTGACCATTGATCTGAAGAGCATGTATTCTGAATTTACCTCTGCTCAGCTTGGGGATCCTGTCCACAAAGGAAACATAGCGTTCGGCATTAATCAGCGAATGGCTTATATCTACGATCCTTATGATACGGACATACTCCCTTATCTTGGCCAGCAGGCGATGCAGGACAAGCGTGTGGCCTTTGCAGCCTGGATGGATAAAGAGGAAGCCGGCAACTGGGTAACTGTCATATCCCCTGACAGAGATACAATGCTTCGTTTTAAGCCTGAGGGTGAATGGCTTGATAAATACGGGCAGAGCTGGTCCATAGACGGAGACACCGGTATACTCACCCTTGAAGCAGATGAGAAAACAGCGCAGATTTCCTATCAGGAGTATCCCGATGTATTAAACCAGCTCTATTCTTCATTTCTTTCCCATAAAGCCAAAAAGGTTGTCCTTGCAGCGAAGCCAGGATATTCCTTCTGGGGAGACACGCTCCCCACCTACCCTGATGGCGGAGAACATGGCGGTATCCACAAGAACGATACTTTAGCCGCTCTCGTTATTGCAGGAACAGACAAGGAGCCTGAAAAAATAAGGATACTTGATCTGAAGAATTATGTGATGGAGCTTTTCACGGAAGAAGCTGGCTTGGACGGTCAGTCAGAACGTTAA
- a CDS encoding sigma-54-dependent Fis family transcriptional regulator: protein MKNKIELLELELNALLTSSKDNIVITDGEGKVLKISPNCLDIYGVDYQDIIGKTVYELEKENIFAPSITVKVLEEKKERQIMQYTKANRTVLATGMPVFDDDGSIVRVISFSYDLTEIEELKENYDLLQRRMGQFESRFEELRFQEAYEAGIVLKSKAASRVWKLIERISRSEATVVFLGESGAGKNVFARALHNRSDRADGSFVEVDCSSIPESLFESEMFGFESGSFTGANKKGKQGLIELSDGGTLFLDEIGELPLIVQAKLLKVLQEKMVTRVGGLKPRKIDFRLIAATNQNLEEMVKRGKFRQDLFYRLNVIPIEVPPLRERKEDIPLLIKQSLQINNEKYGTQKQFKPLAMEQLIAYNWPGNVRELENMIERIILTSDEELIGPDRLPLAVQQFFGAAGEELNDGHGQPGGEEAADFKRALENVEKRWLRRAYRQFKTTYEMAEYLGISQSTVVRKLNKYKINSKMN from the coding sequence ATGAAAAATAAAATTGAACTGCTCGAATTAGAACTCAACGCATTATTAACATCCTCCAAAGATAATATTGTAATTACTGATGGAGAAGGAAAGGTCTTAAAGATTAGCCCAAACTGTCTGGATATTTACGGTGTGGATTATCAGGATATAATCGGAAAAACGGTTTATGAGTTAGAGAAAGAGAATATTTTTGCTCCGTCCATTACAGTTAAAGTTCTGGAAGAAAAAAAAGAACGGCAGATTATGCAATATACAAAAGCAAACCGTACTGTGCTTGCAACTGGCATGCCTGTATTTGATGATGATGGATCAATTGTCAGAGTAATTAGTTTTTCTTATGACCTCACAGAAATCGAGGAGCTGAAGGAAAATTATGACCTGCTTCAAAGACGGATGGGGCAATTTGAATCCCGGTTTGAAGAACTCCGATTTCAAGAAGCTTATGAAGCCGGCATCGTACTTAAAAGCAAGGCTGCAAGCCGAGTATGGAAACTCATCGAAAGAATCTCAAGATCGGAAGCAACAGTTGTCTTCCTTGGAGAATCCGGGGCAGGGAAAAATGTTTTTGCCAGAGCCTTACATAATCGAAGTGACCGTGCTGACGGAAGCTTTGTAGAAGTGGACTGCAGTTCTATCCCTGAATCGCTGTTTGAATCGGAGATGTTTGGTTTTGAATCTGGTTCTTTTACAGGGGCCAATAAAAAAGGTAAGCAAGGACTGATCGAGCTGAGTGACGGCGGCACCTTATTTCTTGATGAAATTGGCGAGCTTCCTCTCATTGTACAGGCGAAACTGCTCAAGGTTCTTCAGGAAAAAATGGTTACGAGAGTCGGTGGTCTGAAGCCAAGGAAAATCGACTTCAGATTAATTGCTGCTACAAATCAAAACCTGGAAGAAATGGTAAAGCGAGGAAAGTTTCGACAGGATTTATTTTACAGACTGAACGTTATCCCGATAGAAGTACCTCCATTAAGGGAGAGAAAAGAAGATATTCCATTACTAATCAAGCAATCTCTTCAGATAAATAACGAAAAGTACGGGACTCAAAAACAGTTTAAGCCTCTCGCTATGGAACAGCTAATCGCCTATAACTGGCCGGGAAATGTGCGTGAACTGGAAAATATGATTGAGAGAATTATCCTTACCTCCGATGAAGAACTTATTGGTCCAGACAGATTACCTCTCGCTGTCCAGCAGTTTTTTGGGGCTGCAGGAGAGGAACTGAACGATGGACATGGCCAACCTGGCGGGGAAGAGGCGGCAGACTTTAAACGAGCACTGGAAAATGTAGAAAAACGATGGCTGAGACGGGCTTACAGGCAGTTTAAAACAACGTATGAAATGGCTGAATACCTGGGAATCAGCCAGTCAACAGTAGTAAGGAAACTGAACAAATATAAAATTAATTCAAAAATGAATTGA
- the speB gene encoding agmatinase, whose protein sequence is MYQPKDSSLSPRFCGVRTFMRLEQITTTDNVDFVVAGVPFDTAASYRTGQRGGPQHIRNFSVLLRPYNPDQNINIFDYCSGVDYGDIDVIPGNIHRTYENIQNGLRPILEKNITPVIFGGDHSITLGTLRAFAEKFGPVALVLFDAHADTWDNYYGEKYMHGTPFRRAVEEGLIDVEHSIMVGMRGSLYGPDDMNETRELGFEVITMSEFRKIGLEEVMRRVHSRVGRHPAFISFDIDFVDPSFAPGTGTPEVCGATNVEAIECVRRLNGLNIKGFDLVEVLPTYDNGEITAVMAANVAHEMISLIALKKQAEQMERQHAVMNSSTPDK, encoded by the coding sequence ATGTATCAGCCAAAAGATTCGTCATTATCTCCCCGCTTTTGCGGTGTACGTACATTTATGAGACTCGAGCAGATTACTACAACTGATAATGTGGACTTTGTAGTTGCAGGTGTTCCTTTTGACACAGCAGCTTCATACCGCACAGGACAGCGGGGGGGGCCGCAGCATATCAGAAACTTCTCCGTTTTGCTACGACCATACAACCCGGATCAGAACATTAATATTTTTGACTACTGTTCCGGGGTTGACTATGGAGATATCGATGTTATACCTGGAAACATCCATCGAACATATGAAAACATACAAAATGGCTTGAGACCGATCCTGGAAAAAAATATCACTCCTGTAATTTTCGGAGGCGATCATTCCATTACTTTGGGTACTCTCCGTGCTTTTGCTGAAAAGTTTGGGCCAGTTGCACTTGTATTGTTCGATGCACATGCTGACACATGGGACAACTATTACGGAGAGAAATATATGCATGGAACACCGTTCAGGCGTGCAGTGGAAGAAGGGCTGATTGATGTGGAGCATTCCATTATGGTCGGCATGCGAGGATCACTGTATGGTCCTGATGACATGAATGAAACGAGAGAACTGGGTTTTGAAGTAATTACAATGTCAGAGTTCAGAAAAATCGGGCTGGAAGAGGTAATGAGAAGAGTCCATTCCCGTGTAGGCAGGCACCCGGCATTTATTTCCTTCGATATTGATTTTGTGGATCCCTCCTTCGCACCGGGAACTGGGACTCCCGAAGTTTGCGGAGCGACAAATGTAGAAGCGATTGAGTGTGTAAGAAGATTAAATGGCCTTAATATAAAAGGGTTTGATTTAGTGGAAGTGCTGCCAACCTATGACAACGGAGAAATTACCGCGGTTATGGCGGCGAATGTGGCTCATGAAATGATTTCCCTGATTGCCTTAAAAAAGCAGGCTGAGCAGATGGAGAGGCAGCATGCAGTAATGAACAGCTCAACCCCGGACAAATAA
- a CDS encoding aldehyde dehydrogenase — MDKQLFINGKMIKGEGNARILINPATGQELVTIYEATVEQVEMAIQAAKTAFSETDWKQDKEERAALLMKLAGKLEENLEELAKLETENTGKPIRESRLDIEDSAGCLKYYADLLRDQFSEMMEQWDGSASIVKNVPFGVTGLIVPWNFPLLLGIWKIAPALAAGNTVVFKPSELTPLSSIKLAELMGECGFPEGVFNLVLGDGKTAGETITASEDVQKISFTGGTDTGRLINEQCARSFKNVSLELGGKSPLIIFDDTDIDKAVEWAIFGAFFNQGEVCVASSRILVQEDIYSDFTEKLTEKTKKIKLGDPFSEETEMGPVISMDHLRKIESYVEKGKAEGAKLLTGGERTGKQGYYLTPVIFTDVTPDMEIVQEEIFGPFCVIQTFSSEEEAVEIANGTKYGLAAGILSKDVERAERVADQIDSGIIWINSYHTPFVNAPWGGFKQSGTGRELGPHGLAAYSQPKHLNTNAVMGELGWYKF, encoded by the coding sequence TTGGACAAACAGTTATTTATAAATGGAAAGATGATTAAAGGGGAAGGAAACGCGCGGATACTCATTAACCCGGCAACAGGGCAAGAATTGGTAACGATTTATGAAGCTACTGTTGAGCAGGTGGAGATGGCGATACAGGCAGCTAAAACAGCTTTCAGCGAAACAGACTGGAAACAGGATAAAGAAGAAAGAGCGGCTTTACTAATGAAACTTGCTGGAAAGCTGGAAGAGAACCTGGAAGAACTGGCTAAACTCGAAACAGAAAATACAGGTAAGCCAATACGTGAGTCCCGGCTTGATATTGAGGACTCAGCGGGCTGTCTGAAGTATTATGCTGATTTGCTGAGGGATCAGTTTTCAGAAATGATGGAGCAATGGGACGGCTCCGCGAGTATAGTGAAAAATGTTCCATTCGGGGTGACAGGATTAATCGTTCCGTGGAACTTCCCCCTTCTCCTAGGGATCTGGAAGATTGCTCCTGCTCTTGCTGCCGGGAACACCGTTGTTTTTAAACCCTCAGAGTTGACACCGCTGTCATCAATCAAGCTGGCAGAATTAATGGGGGAATGCGGCTTCCCTGAAGGTGTCTTTAACCTTGTGCTTGGTGATGGTAAAACAGCAGGGGAGACTATTACAGCAAGCGAGGATGTACAAAAAATTTCCTTTACAGGAGGAACGGATACTGGCCGGCTTATTAACGAGCAGTGTGCGAGATCTTTCAAGAATGTCTCACTGGAACTTGGCGGTAAATCACCTCTTATCATATTTGATGATACTGATATAGATAAAGCGGTGGAATGGGCAATTTTCGGCGCTTTCTTCAACCAGGGAGAGGTTTGTGTAGCATCATCCAGAATTTTAGTCCAAGAAGATATTTATTCAGATTTTACAGAAAAGCTCACTGAAAAAACGAAGAAGATAAAACTTGGAGATCCGTTTAGTGAAGAAACAGAAATGGGCCCTGTTATCAGCATGGACCATCTCAGAAAAATAGAAAGCTATGTAGAAAAGGGCAAAGCAGAAGGCGCAAAGCTCCTTACAGGCGGTGAGCGTACTGGTAAACAAGGATACTATTTAACTCCTGTCATCTTTACAGATGTTACTCCTGACATGGAAATTGTTCAGGAAGAAATCTTTGGTCCGTTCTGTGTCATTCAAACGTTCAGCAGTGAAGAAGAGGCAGTGGAAATTGCTAATGGCACGAAATATGGTCTTGCTGCCGGAATACTTAGCAAAGATGTGGAACGTGCTGAACGTGTGGCAGATCAAATTGATTCAGGGATTATATGGATTAACAGCTACCATACACCGTTCGTTAATGCCCCTTGGGGCGGATTTAAACAGAGCGGCACTGGGAGGGAACTCGGCCCACATGGCCTTGCTGCCTATTCACAGCCTAAACATCTGAATACAAATGCAGTAATGGGGGAGCTTGGCTGGTATAAGTTTTAA
- a CDS encoding cytosine permease produces the protein MAQLVNQFGNDNIRPTPKNERTMGFFSTFALWLAANVVITSVLTGMFFVPDLPWSTAIWVIIIGSAIGAIPLALTGRIGTRTGLSTMVMTRAAFGQRGAILPSIVNTVVLIGWSWIQAYLAGLSLNYAVSFATGYSNIPLFVILTQFLVVGITIYGHRKVEGLEKIVSIGMLLLSTVVFFQLFTRYEVGSLITMQVAQNPEISAIIAFDIVVATAFSWMSSVCDFNRYAKSETKAMAGTYLGYILASLIAMGLGATVSGFSILAGMEQTYDPTLLLAQYGFGFVAAVVVFLSVVSTNVMALYSASMSFMNIFSKVSFWKPVAAIGVITILGALLQEALMASFFDFILLIATLFIPIFAIVLVDFFIIKKGNYDANDIVEDTKGLYQYQNGINISAYIAYVLGAAFAYVFTYVAPLNIGSSILTFFVSGIIYWAAMKLSNQIPEQPDLSKKEVS, from the coding sequence ATGGCTCAATTAGTGAATCAGTTTGGTAATGATAACATCAGACCAACGCCAAAAAATGAAAGGACAATGGGATTTTTCTCAACATTCGCCCTCTGGCTTGCGGCGAATGTTGTTATCACATCTGTTTTAACAGGGATGTTTTTTGTTCCTGACCTCCCATGGTCAACCGCAATATGGGTAATAATTATTGGGTCTGCGATTGGAGCTATCCCACTCGCGTTAACAGGAAGGATTGGGACAAGAACAGGTCTCTCCACAATGGTAATGACGCGAGCCGCATTCGGGCAGCGAGGAGCAATTCTCCCATCAATCGTTAATACAGTAGTATTAATAGGGTGGAGCTGGATACAAGCATATCTTGCAGGACTCAGCTTAAACTATGCAGTAAGCTTTGCTACTGGCTACAGCAATATCCCTCTGTTTGTTATACTGACTCAATTTTTAGTGGTTGGCATTACGATTTATGGTCACAGAAAAGTAGAAGGTCTTGAAAAGATAGTATCAATAGGAATGCTGCTATTATCAACTGTAGTTTTCTTTCAATTATTTACGAGGTATGAAGTCGGCTCCCTCATTACAATGCAGGTGGCACAGAATCCGGAAATCTCTGCAATCATTGCGTTTGATATCGTTGTAGCTACAGCGTTTTCCTGGATGTCCTCTGTCTGTGACTTTAACAGATATGCTAAATCAGAGACAAAGGCGATGGCAGGAACTTATTTAGGGTATATTTTAGCATCCCTTATAGCAATGGGTCTTGGTGCTACAGTCAGCGGTTTCAGTATACTTGCAGGTATGGAACAAACATATGATCCTACTTTGCTCCTTGCACAGTATGGTTTTGGATTTGTTGCTGCAGTAGTTGTTTTCCTGTCAGTAGTGTCCACCAACGTAATGGCTTTGTACAGTGCATCCATGTCCTTTATGAACATATTTTCAAAGGTATCCTTCTGGAAGCCGGTAGCAGCTATAGGAGTAATTACAATCCTTGGTGCTCTTTTGCAGGAAGCATTAATGGCAAGCTTCTTTGACTTTATTCTATTAATTGCCACATTGTTTATCCCAATTTTCGCTATTGTCCTTGTTGATTTCTTTATAATTAAAAAAGGGAATTATGATGCGAACGATATAGTGGAGGATACTAAGGGGCTATACCAATATCAGAATGGAATAAACATTTCTGCTTATATCGCTTATGTTCTCGGTGCGGCTTTTGCATACGTGTTTACTTATGTAGCACCATTGAATATCGGGTCTTCTATCCTTACTTTCTTTGTTTCTGGTATCATTTACTGGGCAGCAATGAAATTATCTAATCAAATCCCCGAGCAGCCTGACCTTAGTAAAAAGGAAGTTTCCTGA